gtatgtatgtatgtatgtatgtatgtatgtatgtatgtacatggaTACTGCATGACACAATGAAGCTGGGAAAGCCCCCTGCcctccaaaaaaacaacaacattgtgACCAATTTTGTGAAAATCAATGTTGAATTCAAAGCAagtcagttttgtcagtttgaaaGCACAAGTAAAGCAATGTCTGCCAGTGACCCCTCATTCAACCagctgaaatacaaaaatatatatctgtgttttatttttagaggTGTAGAAGAAGTAAAATTTACCAGAAATTCcccaggaaacagaaagaatcatgaatcatgaatgtctgtatcaAAATTTCATGACGGTTCAGCAAATAGTTTGATGTACTGAATCCAACAACCCTCTGATGGACCAACACTGTTGTCTGTCTAACCACACTGCTGGCATAACTCTCTGTCACTATTTTGGGAACCACTGTGATACTTAAGGTGATTAAAATGCTCACTTGTGGATATTTATAgtaatcataaaataaatacaattggTTTGATTTCAAGCAAGTGGTGAACTGTGGagtagagagaggaagagtgagtaTTTGTTTGTATCAGCCTGTCTGATCATAAGGCAAAAACATCTGTTCAAATAAAGCTTTCTTCTCAAGGTGACAGGTGAAGTTAAAAGCGTGatactttaaaagaaaaaagaaagatctCATCAACCTTCTCCAGCAAATAAAACTAATGTGAAACCACATTGCAGGGAATCAATCCTGACTCACCATGATGACATCAAAGGTCACTCTGGGCTACCTGTGACCAACTTTGAGTAACTAATTCATCAGCGAGTCTCAGTTTGTGCTGATTGGCTCTCTCAGCTGTCTGATAAACACTTCATTGGATGGTGATCAGCTGGGTTCGAGGAATGCAGCATTTCAACTTTGTCCCTTGCTGCACACTCAGACATTCCTTCCAGACGCCAAAGTCACATAGAGGAACATATTGATctggttgtgtgttttcattcttgCTGGATAATTTCACCATAatttcatcagctgctgctttaatgtTGGAATTATGAGCCTGACTGCGGACAAGGTAAGACACATTTGTTATGCAATGGGTGCAACTACTGGTTTGTGTCAAACAGAAGGATTCAGGCTGAGTGTGcctgcaggaaaaaaacagttttacagCACAATAAAGTTTACTGAGTAGTTAAGAAGTCTTTGTCAAGAGTGGAGCTGAGCCCCAACACCCTCAGAGGTTTTCTCTTGAGAAACTGAGAAGTGCCTTGACTTTTAAACCCGCTGCTCAGAGTAGTTCTTCTTTTCAGGCGCATGGTGGGATGGACCTCACTGACCTCCTGCTTAGGCACACAGATGAAACCGCCGGTTGCCACAACAATCAACCATGGACTACAGTTCATGACGTGAGTACCATGACCATTTGGCGCCATATGCTTCGGAGCAGAGTCATCTGAGGGGCACATTATCTCAGCCGCAAATTCAGTGGATCTCATCAGAAAATGAATATCTGACTGCTGCTGCGTGTAATCTGTATCCTCTGCAAGGGCCGTGTGTCACTGGTCTTTGGAGATATAGGAGCTCATTTACTGCTTCACTGTGTTCTCCTGTGTGGCTGCAGGCACCGATGAGGCACAGGCACATGTGGTCAAGGAATTAagaggcttgtgtgtgtgtgactgttctCGTGTGTAGAAATATGATTATCTGATTAGGAGATGGGATGATGTATACATTCCCTTCTCCCCGACAGACCCTGAACCCTGAAGGAAGCACTGCTGATGACTTCCTGGAGGCCCTACTGGGTGCAAGTGACTGCTCCTCTGCTACAGCTTCCCCCCTGTGGTCACCCTGCACCACTGACAGTGGCATCAACGAGGACCCCCCGGCAGATCCCACAGAGAGCCTTCGCCCTCCTTCCTGCACATCTTTTTCAGCCTTTGACACACAGTCTTTTCCTCAGCCTCCACATCTGGAGTATCAGCCACCACCAAATGAAAATACTGCTTATGTTTCCATAGATTTTGGTAAGACTGCagtaaagaggaaaaattaTGACATGAAACAACTGGCATTTTATGCTGTTGAGCTTAGAGTTATTTGCTTTAATAGTGAGAACAAATGGGatgttaaaatgcaaatcaaCAGCCAGGTGTAAAACGAAGACCTTGGTGTGAGATTTATCCATTTGTACTTTCTGCTGCAGAATAATGAGAGCCACTGACCTACAGTTAAGGGCTCTTTCAGAGtgcaaataatttgtttttcctATTTCTGAGCATTTGAAAAGGATTAATGTCCATGCAGTTGTCATTCATCACGTGAGGAAATTGTCTTTTTAGGGCAGCATTTGAATAATGGTCCCtttcatgttgtattttatgtgaaatatgttttgtagAGGGTCTTCTAAAGAACGGCAGGGTGGAGCAGACACAAGGATTGAGTTTAAGGCAGCtatgtgaacattttgtttaaatggcACATGGAGGCAATTTTGTGAATtgtcatttgctgttttcactgtgcagGCTGGGAGTCCACTGACCTCCAAGAGCAGTTTGGCATTGCATACTGCCTCACTAGGAACCAAAGCTCCCCTCTGTCATCTACTCAGACTCTCACAGTGAAGGACCTGCTGCTGTCCAACTTGGGACACACAGTAAGGACAGAAGAGTTGAATATTTCTGTGAAGGAATGAAATTTTGTCATGCTTTCTAACCAGTGGGGAAGAGTTAGAgaaaaaataattcagtctCAGTGTTCCGAAAAGATACATTATAAACTATGTGTACAACCTCGtgctttctccttctctgtatGATTTACCAAGAGATCCATCTTGTGGCGACTTTCCCCACTCTTAGAGCAAGAGGGTACACTCTGcactaaaataaacagaatttaatGCACTGATCCACTCAAACACCCTTTTGGCCAAACCGCCCAGTGAGTAACTTTAACTGGAATATTCTGTCCATCTGGTTCCCAGGCGCAACAAATCCCCCAGTATTCCCTGCAAGAGCTTGTACTTAATGAGGATGAGAAGAAACTTCTGGCCAAAGAAGGGGTGAACTTACCCAGCAACCTGCCCCTGTCCAAGGTACATGAGCaagacacacacttacatgtATGTAGGGCAGATGTCTTCTctcatgctgcacacacacacatctaaatctaaatctggATCCCTGCTTACAAAAGCTCTGCCAGTGAGCCCCTCGCCCCAAGCCAGTTTCCCCTCACTTACCCTTTTCTTCTTACTTTTACTGACCATATCCTCCCATGTGTTTCATCTCCATGACAAGTTGGAAGAGAGAGTTTTGAAGAAGATCCGGCGGAAAATCCGCAACAAGCACTCGGCTCAAGAGAGTCGTAAGAAGAAGAGGGAATACGTTGATAGTCTGGAGGGCAGGTAAGAGCTCAGCTTCCTCAGTCACCACAACATAATCTCCACACACCCCGGCTTAGACAATTAAACTTTGTAGTAATGTGTAATGCTCTGAAGCGCTATCAGTTGAGTCTATTTTATCATATACCCATTAACTTTAATAAACTGCTGCAAGGATGCTAtgggaaaaaaattcaaaaaataaatgatcgTTTGACTGTTCCATACCTTTGAAAGGGTagataaaaaacacaaagagcttTTGAAAACCTTTCCACTTGCTGATACCTGGTGTTTATCAGGTCCGCCCTCGAAAAGACTGCTGAGGCTCAAAGGAAATTCACAGCAACAGAAGAGGTTTGTTTGGAATAAAAAGACAAACCTCTGAGTTGTGGTAGCTGTCATGGCTGACCAAACAAAGAAAGACCTGATTCTGACAGAAACTCAAACTGTCTCAAGAGAAAAGGGCTTCACAGAGCTGGACACAAAGTAAATTGATAGCTGGGGGATTCAGCACCAAAACACCACAGAAATAATAGAGACCTGACATTGCAAAGATCAAAACCCAAGCAGCGAGCAGATTTTTACTTCCACAGATATGGTTCATTACGATCCAGGAACACTGAGAATTTTCAACAGGTACTTCCACTAAAATAATGGTCTAATTCTCTTAGGTAGCACACAACTACTATAAGAGTATATACGATGAGTAAAATATCCATAATTGTGTCCACACAGACTCAACCAAAGAATCTACAGTACAGTGGAGCTTTGAGCTAAAAGCTAAGAcatcttaatttaatttattaacatGCAAAACTAGAGACTTTACTTTTCATACAAACAGAAACTCCTTCTGGAGAAACTATTGTGTATGCAGCATAAAACAGATCAAGATTAACATCATGTCCACATCACCAAAAACTCCAGAGGGAGGTGCTCTATGCACACAAATCATTGAAATTATTCTGATCAAAAGTTATAGCTGCAGCGTCTCACAATGGAGAGGCTGGAGGTTTTTGCCAAGATGGAGTTCAgtttactcctcctcctcctcctctgccttcagGCTCTGTAGAATGAGCCCTACCATGCAGTCATCTTTTGTCACCAAATTTGTTTATCCTGCCTGCCTCCCCCACGTTGGCTCTTCTGCCTCATCACGCCTCCGCAAACAATACAGAGTGGTAGAGCTTGTAGTTTGATTCATATAATAAAAGATGCCTCGGCAAAGGGCTATGCAGCTATTGCCCCCACATGTGACAGACCCCTCAGCCTCTGCTGAAGTAATTATTAGTATTGGTCGATCTTACTGATGCTGGGCTTCAGATAATTCTCTTTGTAACACTCGAACAAGGTAGTCACCTGAGACTGTGTGGAGGTGCCACAACCCAAAACTGAACCTGAAATCAGAGCGGCAGAAAGAAGAGAGTCTAAGGTCTGAAAATGGACAGGCCAGTGTGTGGTAATCAATAAACCAAGAAACCATGATGTTTTTCCCCTGAATCAATTGACGCATATTTTATATATGAGAACATTTTGCCTAGTCCTGCCTTCTGTCAAAGTTTAATTCAAAATTGATTGTTAGCACACAGCCGAGGCCAACAATCCCCTAACAAACCTTTGTACATGTACcagtacttttttaaaaaaacactacTTATCTAATGGGACCTTTAAATATCAAACAGCATGCTATCAACATCTCATTCAAGCTTGAGATCTGTTccctgaggaaaacaaaagtttcATGATGGGGTGAGGCTGTCAGCAGAGAGCAAAGTCAGCATTTGTTGGTAATTAAGTCAGCTGCAAGCAGAGCGTATCAACAGGGCATCATTATCAGGCGTGATTCAGCTCAGTGAGAGAGTCAGAATGGAGGGTGACTCATAGTGACTAAAAAGAAACAGGGGAGACGGCAGAGGTGGAATGGAGACATTGGATGACAGAATGGGGTGTGAGATAAAATCCCGGCAGACGGATATtggcaaagagagaaatgaagggGAAACAATGCAGCATAACAGCACAATGTTATTTGATACCCCAACTTTATCTACATCACCCCCCCTTTCTCTTGattcctccctctgtctttctttagGATGTCTGCATGTAATGCCACCAACCTCGAGCTGCAGAGAAAGATCCAGCGGTTGGAAGAGACCAACAGGTGAGTCCTCGAATGAGTCAACAAGGGCCGCAACCAGTGCTTATGTTCATCAATGATTGATCTATTTATTACTCCCAATAGCTCtagtaaaaaaatgaaagaaactaGTGGGAAAATGCCCATCAGtttccaaaaacacaaagtgacgtcttcaaatCGCTTCTGATAAAACCAAACATATTCAAtttacagagaaaagcagcaagtctTTCCATTCTTATCGagttgtcatttttattgaatAACAATTTAGACAAATAATCTTGTGAACTGGCTAATCGATGAGTAAGTGAGTCAGCTGACCATTTGCTGAGCTCTGCCTCTGTTAATAATCGCTACTACTGCTGTCAAACTTTCTGTATTCAGCAGCAACTACCACATGTTTCTGTCTAAGCTCAAATTCCGGTTAATAATGCAGGCTCCGGCTGACTTATTTAAACAATGTGTAAAATGGAGTCCTAAATATGCTCTTGATGTTTACACACATGATATAATgataaaagaaaagctaaagCTGAATGTGGAAGAAGTTAGCACCAGTTACACCAGTGACTGATTCATGAATAAgacaaacaattaaaatgcGCTGTCCCTCTGTTGCAGAGTGGAGTTAGTTATGAGTCGTGAGATTAGACACCACAGTGAGGAAATGATAGCTGCACTGTGAATCGTCTGGTTATGAATGAGCCTTCGTTATTGTAAGGCAACAACATAATGTAATTAAAGCTGCTCACATGTTCAGTTACTGCTGTAGCTGGTGAGCTGGACATGCTTACGATTACAGTTTATGTGACAGCAGATTGGAATGAAACAAAAGttaatttacttatttacttacttatttaaTTCAAGTACTATactgagtatttccattttgtacaGCACATTTTGCACTACATCTCAGGGGCACATATTGCATTttctgctccactacatttgtctTATAGCTTTAgttaataattcattttcatatgaTAGTTTTTCATACCTTCTTTTTCCATGAAAACTTGTAGCTACAGACGCAGTGAATATGAATGTGAAAGCTTGCAATAAACCCAAGGAGGTAGTGTTCCTTTATGTACACAGAAAATTCTCTGATTTTAAGGCCAaatgataaatatttcaaaaaaccTGTGGACAAACTgcattgaaaattgaattgaaaaaaattcaaaattcaaaattaaaaaaaaattgaaactgcattgtcacaaagctgaaaacagggctGCTGACAGGACAGCGACGCTACAGACACATAATGAAATGACAGAGTATGATGCattgctgtagattaaactacccaacagGATATAAAGTAGATAAAATGAGCTCAACCTCAAACATCTACAGCAGTCAGATGAACCATATGCAGCAGTAATATTAGCCCAATGCTGGATTCGAatacttcttccatcactggACCATGTAAACACGTTGTT
This portion of the Scatophagus argus isolate fScaArg1 chromosome 13, fScaArg1.pri, whole genome shotgun sequence genome encodes:
- the LOC124069677 gene encoding cyclic AMP-responsive element-binding protein 3-like protein 3-A, with the translated sequence MSLTADKAHGGMDLTDLLLRHTDETAGCHNNQPWTTVHDTLNPEGSTADDFLEALLGASDCSSATASPLWSPCTTDSGINEDPPADPTESLRPPSCTSFSAFDTQSFPQPPHLEYQPPPNENTAYVSIDFGWESTDLQEQFGIAYCLTRNQSSPLSSTQTLTVKDLLLSNLGHTAQQIPQYSLQELVLNEDEKKLLAKEGVNLPSNLPLSKLEERVLKKIRRKIRNKHSAQESRKKKREYVDSLEGRMSACNATNLELQRKIQRLEETNSALLEQLSKLQALLPNSTSKTTHRGTCILVLLLSFSLLISSNLQPEPYSQLSRGEYTQIKVPLRSLQSMDQARDVPPLPLLSVSGGFENLCSRMKKL